A genomic window from Actinomycetaceae bacterium MB13-C1-2 includes:
- a CDS encoding AraC family transcriptional regulator codes for MRAREDERIGRVLEAIHHHPGNDGDLGRLAQVATMPRSSFSSRFTALLSEAPIAYLTRWRMNIAASRLREEDITAARLASELGYQSEAAFNRAFTRIND; via the coding sequence TTGCGTGCACGCGAAGACGAGAGGATCGGTCGCGTACTCGAAGCGATCCACCACCATCCCGGCAACGACGGGGACCTCGGTCGTCTCGCCCAGGTCGCCACGATGCCCAGGTCATCGTTCAGCAGCCGCTTCACCGCGCTGCTCAGCGAAGCACCGATCGCCTACCTCACCCGCTGGCGCATGAACATCGCCGCGTCACGGCTGCGCGAAGAAGACATCACCGCCGCCCGCCTCGCCTCCGAACTCGGGTACCAGTCGGAGGCCGCATTCAACCGGGCCTTCACCCGAATCAACGACTAG
- a CDS encoding VTT domain-containing protein: MVELLRTLLAQAGEHITLVLACMLLFAALDAALGIGAVLPGETGIVLAAITLSDRGELLAAGVFVAALGAFLGDHVGFAVGRGLGARLGDTRLIKRLGRDRWEKARYYVAGRFWVVIIARLLPGIRTLVAAAAGASAVPYSRFATACGLAALLWAGLWVVGGALIGNALFDIVERYTLPAFIVVAAALAVWILARHKRGVRA; the protein is encoded by the coding sequence ATGGTCGAACTTCTCCGCACACTCCTTGCACAGGCAGGCGAGCACATCACCCTCGTGCTCGCCTGCATGCTCCTGTTCGCGGCCCTCGACGCGGCCCTCGGGATCGGCGCCGTCCTCCCCGGGGAAACGGGCATCGTCTTGGCCGCGATCACGCTTTCAGACCGCGGCGAACTGCTCGCCGCCGGGGTATTCGTCGCCGCACTGGGCGCATTTCTCGGAGACCATGTGGGGTTCGCGGTCGGACGTGGTCTTGGAGCCCGCCTCGGCGACACCAGGCTGATCAAGCGGTTGGGCCGGGACCGCTGGGAGAAGGCACGATATTATGTTGCCGGCCGATTCTGGGTCGTGATCATCGCCCGCCTGCTTCCGGGTATCCGCACCCTCGTCGCCGCTGCAGCCGGCGCCTCAGCGGTGCCGTACTCGCGATTCGCAACCGCTTGTGGTCTCGCGGCACTGCTCTGGGCCGGGCTTTGGGTCGTCGGTGGTGCGCTTATCGGGAACGCACTGTTCGACATCGTGGAGCGCTACACCCTGCCCGCGTTCATCGTCGTGGCCGCAGCACTCGCCGTTTGGATCCTCGCACGCCATAAGCGGGGGGTGCGCGCATGA
- a CDS encoding VOC family protein — MTAHFNHTIIASLDPPTMAEFYIDMLEATPAESWGAFTNIQIGSGVMLQFAGPLPFEFPPQHYAYLVDDEHFARAYAKITERGWDHWADPQRTKPGEINHEHGGRGVYLLDPSGHYLELITQPYL; from the coding sequence ATGACTGCACACTTCAACCACACCATCATCGCTTCGCTTGACCCGCCGACCATGGCCGAGTTCTACATCGACATGCTGGAAGCAACACCCGCTGAGTCGTGGGGCGCGTTCACGAACATCCAGATCGGCAGCGGGGTGATGCTCCAGTTCGCCGGACCGCTGCCGTTCGAGTTCCCACCACAGCATTACGCCTATCTCGTGGACGACGAGCACTTCGCCCGCGCCTACGCGAAGATCACGGAACGAGGCTGGGACCACTGGGCCGACCCGCAGCGCACGAAGCCCGGAGAGATCAACCATGAGCACGGTGGGCGAGGCGTCTATCTGCTCGACCCGTCCGGCCACTACCTCGAACTCATCACGCAACCGTACCTGTAA
- a CDS encoding helix-turn-helix domain-containing protein, which translates to MGCSDWEEGSISQREFERRAKHKLAVLWHVDEISGNVAATCRYYGISRQTYYKWKRRYEDEGLEGLRDRSSEPHHQPNKAGSEVIEKILWLRQRYHFGPHKIAMYLAHYHDITISTSGIWRILKKVGLNRLPASQRYKRTQTRWKRYEKQRSGHALQVDVKFIEPLGQTG; encoded by the coding sequence GTGGGGTGTTCCGATTGGGAGGAAGGTTCCATTTCACAACGAGAGTTCGAGCGTCGAGCGAAGCATAAGCTCGCCGTGCTGTGGCACGTCGATGAGATCAGTGGGAACGTCGCGGCGACGTGCCGGTACTACGGCATCAGCCGACAGACCTACTACAAGTGGAAACGTCGTTACGAGGACGAGGGTCTTGAGGGGTTGAGGGATCGCTCCAGCGAGCCGCATCATCAACCGAATAAGGCCGGCTCGGAAGTGATCGAGAAAATCCTTTGGCTACGCCAGCGGTATCACTTCGGACCCCACAAGATCGCGATGTATCTGGCTCACTATCACGACATCACGATCAGCACCTCCGGGATCTGGCGGATTCTAAAGAAGGTCGGACTGAACCGGCTCCCCGCTTCACAGCGCTACAAGCGCACCCAGACGAGGTGGAAACGCTACGAGAAGCAACGGTCTGGGCACGCCCTGCAAGTCGACGTGAAGTTCATCGAACCCTTGGGACAGACGGGGTGA
- a CDS encoding TetR/AcrR family transcriptional regulator: MARGRGRDHDVVRQAIIDAAGTAVEQGGLESLTFRRVAAAADVSPGRVQHYFTDHARLVQACFDAVQDRARSRVEATLAKVEPSPAEVVAAILRTMIPRSPEDFRDLRVVTMFETLALTEPALGRALLEGHAELRMLLVDQVALVLRRPGSALEAAGITSPEMISDGLLATAGGLASEVLHGHLGADEAHRVLDAALACGLGKSTTDDTEGGHGG; encoded by the coding sequence GTGGCGCGAGGGCGCGGACGCGATCACGATGTGGTCCGGCAAGCGATCATCGATGCAGCGGGCACCGCGGTCGAGCAGGGGGGCCTCGAGTCGCTGACGTTCCGTCGGGTCGCTGCTGCCGCGGATGTATCCCCGGGACGGGTCCAGCACTACTTCACCGACCACGCCAGGCTGGTGCAGGCCTGCTTCGATGCTGTGCAGGATAGGGCGCGTTCTCGTGTGGAGGCGACGCTCGCGAAAGTCGAGCCGAGCCCTGCGGAGGTGGTCGCGGCGATTCTGCGCACGATGATCCCGCGGAGTCCCGAGGACTTCAGAGATCTCCGTGTGGTCACCATGTTTGAGACCTTGGCGCTCACCGAGCCGGCGTTGGGGCGGGCACTGCTGGAGGGTCACGCAGAGCTGCGCATGCTGCTGGTCGATCAGGTTGCGCTCGTCTTACGCAGACCCGGTTCCGCGCTGGAAGCAGCCGGCATCACGTCCCCGGAGATGATCTCTGATGGATTGCTTGCGACGGCCGGCGGGCTCGCGAGTGAAGTCCTGCACGGCCATCTCGGGGCCGACGAGGCACACCGGGTCCTAGACGCGGCGCTGGCTTGCGGGCTCGGCAAGAGCACGACTGACGACACGGAGGGCGGCCATGGCGGATGA
- a CDS encoding cupin domain-containing protein: MICGVVSFDEFAARELMHMLPAVMFIGGDTLSGVSSIKDTLRLMAGELAHPQLGGEAAATRLADILVVQAIRSWLINDSTAPAG, translated from the coding sequence CTGATCTGCGGGGTTGTCTCCTTTGACGAGTTCGCCGCACGCGAGCTGATGCATATGCTTCCCGCCGTGATGTTCATCGGCGGCGATACGCTCTCGGGGGTGTCCTCGATCAAGGACACGCTGCGCCTTATGGCGGGCGAGCTCGCGCACCCGCAGCTCGGAGGTGAAGCCGCCGCTACCAGACTTGCCGACATCCTCGTTGTGCAGGCGATCCGCTCCTGGCTCATCAACGACTCGACGGCCCCTGCAGGCTAG
- a CDS encoding helix-turn-helix transcriptional regulator: MVYDCLKLVFVRSGSAIVFSEFGHQPVSFGDVIMIGPNVLFSAEPEGLVTLTAIYVDTDFALDQFFWQHSTVLHDRLDAQGFAEKVYSEPAQVLRLGRDRAGMVTPWLDEMVALSIEGCFPQRFNRLQALWFAVMDVLAPHIRVSPVRLTPLQRARSRPVLPRTRRFAPLRREAMLAREALHENVAHPWTLGELAETVRLSPQQLTRVFAEAFGKTPIAYLTMLRVQEMARLLRETDLPVATAGRRVGWSSRSRATEAFIEHTGLSPSHYRAMRPITTDHPENGTVVR; encoded by the coding sequence ATGGTCTACGACTGTCTCAAGCTCGTGTTCGTCAGGTCGGGGTCCGCGATCGTGTTTAGCGAGTTCGGGCATCAGCCGGTCAGCTTCGGTGATGTAATCATGATCGGCCCGAACGTGTTGTTCAGCGCCGAACCCGAAGGCCTCGTCACTCTCACCGCGATCTACGTTGATACCGACTTCGCGCTCGATCAGTTCTTCTGGCAGCACTCGACGGTCTTGCATGATCGGCTCGACGCGCAAGGGTTTGCCGAGAAGGTCTACTCCGAGCCGGCCCAGGTCCTGCGCCTGGGCCGGGACCGGGCGGGCATGGTGACGCCGTGGCTGGATGAGATGGTCGCCCTCAGTATTGAGGGCTGTTTCCCGCAGCGGTTCAACCGGTTGCAGGCGCTCTGGTTCGCCGTCATGGACGTCCTCGCCCCGCACATCCGTGTCTCGCCGGTGCGGTTGACGCCGTTGCAGCGGGCGCGCTCGCGCCCAGTCTTGCCGCGTACTCGGCGGTTCGCGCCGCTGCGCCGTGAAGCGATGCTCGCGCGCGAAGCTCTCCACGAGAACGTCGCGCACCCGTGGACGCTGGGCGAACTGGCCGAGACCGTGCGGCTATCTCCGCAACAGCTCACGCGGGTGTTCGCGGAGGCATTCGGGAAGACCCCGATCGCCTACCTGACCATGCTGCGCGTGCAGGAGATGGCGCGGCTGCTGCGCGAGACCGACCTGCCCGTGGCTACCGCGGGCCGTCGCGTGGGCTGGTCGAGCCGGTCGCGGGCGACGGAAGCGTTCATCGAGCACACCGGGCTCAGCCCGAGCCACTACCGCGCCATGCGCCCCATCACGACCGATCACCCCGAGAACGGCACCGTGGTCCGGTAA
- a CDS encoding CDP-alcohol phosphatidyltransferase family protein has product MNRTSSARPRRDWATLPNLITLLRLGLVVPIVILILNRDHPGLTVVLLAIFGASDWIDGYLARALNQVSTTGAVLDPITDRVGVATIALALVLAGHLSFGVVLTIAAVDAALVITYLVTRPSQAPKVSRVGKMRTAALMSGLALIGLSLLPTLHPVGAAGRVLCIAGAVLHAVAGFGYFRALLRDNRKDLSDM; this is encoded by the coding sequence ATGAACCGCACGTCATCGGCACGCCCGCGCCGCGACTGGGCAACTCTGCCAAATCTCATCACCCTGCTGCGGCTCGGGCTCGTAGTTCCGATCGTCATCCTCATCCTCAACCGTGACCATCCCGGCCTCACCGTCGTACTCCTGGCGATCTTCGGCGCAAGCGACTGGATCGACGGCTATCTCGCCCGCGCCCTGAACCAGGTCAGCACCACGGGAGCGGTTCTCGATCCGATCACAGACCGCGTCGGCGTTGCGACCATCGCACTCGCCCTTGTCTTAGCAGGTCATCTCTCCTTCGGAGTGGTTCTCACCATCGCAGCCGTCGACGCTGCACTCGTCATCACCTACCTGGTGACCCGTCCCTCACAAGCGCCGAAGGTCTCCCGAGTCGGGAAGATGCGCACTGCCGCGCTCATGTCAGGGCTCGCGCTCATCGGACTCAGCCTGCTCCCCACACTCCACCCGGTCGGAGCCGCAGGCAGAGTGCTTTGCATCGCTGGAGCGGTTCTCCACGCCGTCGCAGGGTTCGGGTACTTCCGAGCTCTCCTTCGTGACAACCGCAAAGATCTGTCTGATATGTGA
- a CDS encoding ArdC-like ssDNA-binding domain-containing protein, translated as MATRQEEARQAREAKLDELHDKLTGAVERLVTGDDWADALRFAARFRSRSFNNVLLIWEQHQAAFERGRVPEPFPTYVAGYKQWQQLGRQVGKGQAGYQILAPVTGRFASANPSDPASWRRLNRGEKPKPGETVRSKMVGVRPAYVWDVSQTTGDPLPKKPEPRLLTGEAPEGLREGLAGRIEAEGFELLWVPHEGMIGGANGLTNFETRQVAVREKMPDAAQVKTEGHELAHVLMHGPDQEEARQHRGIGEVEAESVALMIGAAHGMDTSEYTIPYVAGWAVAVDRKNPVEVVQAAGERIRKTAIDILDRLDTIQVSDGTPPGLDRDTQRRPPEPRPGRTAPAAEAEEARPERAGRGRTGSRTR; from the coding sequence ATGGCGACGAGGCAAGAGGAGGCCCGCCAAGCGCGGGAGGCGAAGCTCGACGAGCTCCACGACAAGCTCACCGGCGCGGTCGAACGGCTCGTCACCGGGGACGACTGGGCCGACGCGCTCCGGTTCGCCGCACGGTTCCGGTCCCGGTCGTTCAACAACGTCCTGCTGATCTGGGAACAGCACCAGGCCGCGTTTGAACGGGGCCGGGTCCCGGAACCGTTCCCGACCTATGTCGCCGGCTACAAGCAGTGGCAACAACTCGGCCGCCAGGTCGGCAAAGGCCAGGCCGGATACCAGATCCTCGCCCCCGTCACCGGCAGATTCGCGTCCGCGAACCCGTCCGATCCCGCGTCGTGGCGGCGCCTGAACCGCGGTGAGAAGCCCAAGCCAGGCGAGACCGTGCGCTCGAAAATGGTCGGGGTGCGCCCGGCCTACGTCTGGGATGTCTCCCAGACCACCGGCGACCCGCTCCCGAAGAAGCCGGAGCCAAGGCTGCTCACCGGGGAAGCGCCGGAAGGACTGCGCGAGGGGCTGGCGGGACGGATCGAGGCCGAGGGGTTCGAGCTGCTGTGGGTGCCGCACGAGGGCATGATCGGCGGCGCGAACGGGCTGACGAACTTCGAGACCCGCCAGGTCGCGGTGCGGGAGAAAATGCCCGATGCCGCGCAGGTGAAGACCGAAGGGCACGAGCTCGCCCATGTCCTGATGCACGGCCCCGACCAGGAGGAGGCGAGGCAGCATCGCGGGATCGGGGAGGTCGAGGCCGAATCGGTGGCGCTGATGATCGGCGCTGCGCACGGGATGGACACCAGCGAGTACACGATCCCGTACGTGGCCGGGTGGGCGGTGGCCGTGGATAGGAAGAACCCGGTCGAGGTGGTGCAGGCCGCCGGGGAGCGTATCCGCAAGACCGCGATCGACATCCTCGACCGGCTCGACACGATCCAGGTGAGCGACGGCACCCCGCCCGGCCTCGACCGCGACACCCAACGCCGCCCACCGGAACCTCGGCCCGGCCGGACAGCGCCTGCCGCGGAGGCTGAGGAGGCGCGGCCGGAACGAGCGGGGCGCGGGCGTACGGGATCGCGAACGCGATGA